In the Mastacembelus armatus chromosome 17, fMasArm1.2, whole genome shotgun sequence genome, one interval contains:
- the LOC113133764 gene encoding band 4.1-like protein 3, which produces MTTETGAESEAKQPQENNETEKGKDKAAAEPTSPQNQPEQLPAAAGHSTPARKEQEQQDEDQVSHRSSTSRLSKSPLRGVKKVKIMQCKVTLLDGSDYTVNVEKRAKGQVLFDKVCDHLNLLEKDYFGITYRDVENQKNWLDPSKDLKKQIRTGPWNFAFNVKFYPPDPSQLTEDITRYYLCLQLRDDVVSGRLPCSFATHTVLGSYTVQSELGDYDPEELGSDYISELRFAPNQTKELEEKVMELHKTYKGMTPAEAEIHFLENAKKLSMYGVDLHHAKDSEGVEIMLGVCASGLLIYRDRLRINRFAWPKILKISYKRNNFYIKIRPGEFEQFESTIGFKLPNHRAAKRLWKVCVEHHTFFRLVSPEAPPKKFLSLGSKFRYSGRTQAQTRRASSQIIRPAPFFERSSSKRYNMSRSLDGAPIMENHETLMKDSAADGAAKVISKGDIITTVTEKEAEEEKAEQEDAQVDAVELPEPAATTPLRQDTKCSPCLYTTDPLRSELSLPSSPVSSTKVRRRRRENAHKRASSVSPAKSSTGCRRRQAHADRKAALLEEQALLLSARKQRLEQGKSRGGTLFSFSLHLPDLSSILDEDGYITFPDLSEMRFLPECAQNFLPIKSPSLIPCFLFIFFFLLSTSFSVPYALTLSFPLALCLCYLEPKATSLTASIAQGYHDHDSSEEEETDSEQTDFAFDGEMTATESEADEDSEMRTQYSFIRRVKGENVFIRHSNLMLEDTEPPAEMVKHQTNISELKRSFLETGGSTPGQSEWEKRLSSSPAHSLRADEAPMIEPLEPQDTKDEQPAGQTKEEVVHEATEAAACLVKYVVDSIVTDGATSSGPHGISPSAPVDDEVFMEGTLREEEEKTPDSQEEVSERSMVKVSPGAVRQEVSQAISDKKGTLIILKEAEDKVDTEGTEMGALVEKEEPVVPGEAVAEENEILSASKEKETIKDAAVVTEAQTTVVQTLSPKMKIKTDDMMQIKGSDSPKKAMASWISEEVKIEVPKVISLSAKEVNEMKTSDGVQQKAEIFTFEEVQTEQSRSSVTQISFSESSTTSLAVSTLGWVSSSQKTSADPKEKVLVAMETEAAPVELTAPTTLEVSEMGTKEMPVIHTETKTITYEAAEIDTNGDADPGVLLSAQTITSETTSTTTTTHITKTVKGGVSETRIEKRIVITGDADIDHDEALAQAIKEAKEQHPDMSVTKVVVHKETEITPEEGED; this is translated from the exons GAGCAGCAGGACGAGGATCAGGTGTCCCACAGATCATCCACCAGTCGTCTGTCCAAGTCTCCTTTGAGAGGAGTGAAGAAGGTGAAGATCATGCAGTGTAAAGTCACCCTGCTGGACGGCTCGGACTACACAGTAAATGTGGAG AAACGAGCCAAGGGCCAAGTACTGTTTGATAAAGTGTGTGATCATCTTAATCTGTTGGAGAAGGACTACTTTGGCATTACATACAGGGATGTAGAGAATCAGAAG AATTGGCTGGACCCATCCAAAGATCTGAAGAAACAGATCAGGA CTGGTCCCTGGAATTTCGCTTTCAACGTAAAGTTTTACCCTCCAGACCCCTCCCAGCTGACTGAGGATATCACAAG GTACTACCTGTGCCTGCAGCTGAGAGATGATGTGGTGTCAGGTCGTCTGCCCTGCTCCTTTGCCACTCACACAGTGCTGGGCTCTTACACAGTGCAGTCTGAACTCGGAGACTACGACCCAGAGGAGCTGGGCAGCGACTACATCAGTGAACTGCGCTTCGCCCCCAACCAGACCAAAGAGCTAGAGGAGAAAGTCATGGAGCTCCACAAAACCTACAA GGGGATGACACCGGCCGAAGCAGAAATTCATTTCCTGGAAAATGCCAAGAAGCTGTCCATGTATGGCGTAGACCTACATCATGCCAAG GACTCTGAGGGTGTGGAGATCATGTTGGGAGTTTGTGCAAGTGGCCTTCTCATCTATAGAGACAGATTGCGGATCAACAGGTTTGCTTGGCCAAAAATCCTCAAGATCTCTTACAAGAGGAACAACTTCTACATCAAAATCCGGCCCGGCGAG TTTGAACAGTTTGAAAGCACAATTGGTTTCAAGCTTCCAAATCATCGTGCTGCCAAAAGGCTGTGGAAGGTCTGCGTCGAACACCACACCTTCTTCAG GCTTGTATCCCCTGAGGCACCCCCAAAGAAGTTCCTGAGCCTCGGCTCCAAGTTTCGCTACAGCGGCAGAACGCAGGCTCAGACCCGCAGGGCCAGCTCTCAGATCATCAGACCTGCCCCGTTCTTTGAACGCTCCTCAAGCAAGCGCTACAACATGTCTCGCAGCTTAGATGGAG CTCCCATTATGGAGAACCATGAGACTTTGATGAAGGACAGTGCTGCTGACGGGGCGGCTAAAGTCATTTCCAAGGGAGACATCATCACCACAGTAACAGAAAAGGAAGCGGAGGAAGAGAAGGCAGAGCAGGAGGATGCTCAGGTGGATGCTGTAGAGCTGCCAGAGCCTGCTGCCACAACTCCACTTAGACAAGACACAAAG TGCTCCCCTTGTTTGTACACGACCGACCCCCTCCGCTCTGAGCTCTCACTCCCCTCATCTCCTGTTTCATCAACTAAAGTACGGCGGAGGCGCAGGGAGAACGCACACAAGCGGGCCTCATCAGTCAGTCCAGCCAAGAGCAGCACTGGGTGCCGCCGGCGGCAAGCCCACGCCGATCGCAAAGCCGCCCTGCTGGAGGAGCAGGCGCTGCTGCTCTCAGCACGCAAGCAGAGGCTGGAGCAGGGCAAGAGCCGTGGTGGCAcgctcttctccttctccctgCACCTGCCAGACCTGTCATCCATCCTGGATGAGGATGGCTACATCACCTTCCCTGACCTGTCAGAGATGCGCTTCCTCCCTGAGTGCGCGCAGAATTTCCTCCCCATTAAATCACCTTCTCTCATCCCCtgcttcctcttcatctttttcttcctgctttCCACCTCCTTCTCCGTCCCCTATGCCCTCACCCTCTCCTTCCCCCTGGCTCTGTGCCTCTGCTACCTGGAGCCCAAGGCAACCTCCCTGACCGCCTCAATAGCCCAGGGCTACCATGACCATGACAgttcagaggaagaggag ACTGACAGCGAACAAACTGACTTTGCCTTTGATGGAGAGATGACTGCCACAGAG TCGGAAGCAGATGAGGACTCTGAGATGCGGACTCAG TATAGTTTCATAAGACGAGTAAAAGGGGAAAACGTTTTTATCAGGCATAGTAATCTGATGCTAGAG GACACTGAGCCTCCAGCAGAGATGGTCAAGCACCAGACCAACATCAGCGAACTGAAGCGCTCCTTCCTGGAGACTGGCGGCAGTACTCCAGGCCAATCAGAATGGGAGAAGAGACTCTCCTCGTCCCCTGCACACTCACTCAGAGCGGACGAAGCACCAATGATAGAGCCACTGGAGCCGCAGGAT ACTAAAGACGAACAGCCTGCAGGACAAACAAAAGAAGAGGTGGTACACGAAGCCACTGAG GCAGCAGCATGTCTGGTGAAATATGTGGTGGATAGTATCGTAACAGATGGGGCCACCTCCTCAGGGCCTCATGGGATTAGTCCGTCAGCCCCTGTGGACGATGAGGTTTTTATGGAAGGGACTCtcagggaagaggaggagaaaacccCCGACTCCCAGGAGGAGGTGTCAGAGAGGTCTATGGTGAAGGTCAGCCCCGGAGCTGTCAGACAGGAAGTGTCCCAGGCCATCAGTGACAAGAAAGGGACACTCATTATCTTGAAGGAGGCGGAGGATAAAGTAGACACCGAGGGCACAGAGATGGGGGCTTTGGTTGAAAAAGAAGAGCCTGTTGTCCCTGGAGAGGCTGTAGCTGAGGAGAATGAAATACTGTCTGCCTccaaagagaaagaaactatCAAAGATGCTGCTGTTGTCACAGAAGCCCAAACTACAGTAGTCCAGACATTGAGTCCaaagatgaagataaaaacTGATGATATGATGCAGATTAAAGGTTCTGACTCACCTAAAAAGGCCATGGCATCATGGATTTCTGAGGAGGTGAAGATAGAGGTACCCAAGGTCATCAGTCTGTCTGCAAAGGAAGTCAACGAGATGAAGACCTCAGACGGTGTgcagcaaaaagcagaaatctTCACCTTTGAAGAAGTTCAGACCGAGCAGTCGAGGTCCAGCGTGACTCagatttcattttctgaatcTTCAACTACATCCTTAGCAGTG TCTACGCTGGGATGGGTTTCTTCCTCTCAAAAG ACATCAGCTGATCCAAAGGAAAAGGTGttggttgccatggagacagaGGCTGCACCAGTCGAGCTGACAGCACCAACG ACTCTTGAGGTCAGTGAGATGGGAACCAAAGAAATGCCTGTgatccacacagagacaaaaactaTCACCTATGAGGCTGCAGAG ATTGACACGAATGGTGACGCAGATCCTGGGGTGTTGCTGAGTGCTCAGACCATCACCTCAGAAACCACCAGCACCACAACCACCACACACATCACTAAG ACGGTGAAAGGAGGAGTATCGGAGACAAGAATCGAGAAAAGGATTGTCATCACAGGAGACGCAGACATTGATCATGATGAG GCCCTGGCTCAGGCCATAAAGGAGGCTAAAGAACAGCATCCTGACATGTCAGTGACCAAAGTAGTGGTacataaagagacagagatCACGCCAGAGGAGGGGGAGGACTGA